GGACGCATCCGCAAGGAGAAGGGGCAGGGCGACTTCATCGAAGCGCTGAGGCCGCTCTTGCCGCGGAGGCCGGACTGGCAGGCGGTGCTGGTGGGGCTCGCGAAGGGGCCGGACCTGGCCTGGGTGAACGGGCTGCGCCAGGGCATCGAGGACCGGGTGGTCCTCGCGGGAGAGCAGTCCACCATCGAGCCCTGGTACCAGGGCCTGAGCATCCTGGTGCATCCCTCCTACGCGGAGGGCTACTCGCTGGTGCACGTGGAGGCGATGGCGTCCGGGTGCTGCGTGGTGGCGTCGAAGCTGCCGTACCTGGACACGCTCATCGAGCACGGACGAACAGGCTTCTTCTTCGAACCCGGAGACGTGAAGGCCTTGCGCGACCTGTTGGACGAACTGACCCGCGAACCGGAGCGGGCCCGTCAGGTCGGCCGCAACGCGGCGGAGGAAGCGCGCAGCCGCTGCGGCGTCGAGCACGAGGCCCGGGCGCTCCGTGATCTCTACCATTCGCTGGTGAAGCGCTGATGCGCATCCTGCACCTGTTCGCGAGCCCCTTCTGGAGCGGCCCGGCGGAGAACATCGCGCTGCTGGCCCAGGCGCAGCGGGCGCTGGGCCACGAGGTCACGGTCGCGGTGGACCGCAAGCGCAGGGACATCGCCGCCGAGGAACCCGCCGTTCCCCGCTTCCAGCAGCTGGGCCTCCTGGACGACGGAGGCCTGACGTTGTCCGTGAAGTCCCCGCCGTGGGAGCTCTGGAGCGACCTGCGAGCCCTCCGCCGCAGAACGGTGGACGTGGTCCACGCCCACTTCACCCATGATCATCTCGTGGCACGCTGGGGAACGCCGAAGGGAGCGGTGCGGATCCGCTCCATCCACGCGCCCCGTTCGCTGCGCTCCTCGCTGCCCGAAGCCGCCGCGTACACGGTGCCCGCGAGCCACCTGATGCAGAAGCTCGAAGGCCGTCATCGCCCCGTCCAGGTACTGCCCGCGCTGGTGGACCCGATGTTCGAGCCCCCCCGGGACCGCAAGGCCCTCCGTCAAACCCTGGGCCTCGAAGGCACGCACCTGGTGGGGATGATCTCCACCTTCCAGCAGAGCCGCCGTCACGCGCTGGGAGTCGAAGCCTTCGCCGAGTACCGGAAGCAGCGTCCCGAATCCCGCTTGGTGCTCGTAGGCGACGGCGCGCTGCTCGAAGCGACCCGGACACAGGTCTCGGAGCGAGGCCTCACCGAACAGGTGACGTTCGCGGGCTACCAGCAGGGAGCGGACTTCGCGAAGTGGCTGCAGGCCCTGGATGAAGTCTGGATCCTCGGCCTGGGGAACGACTGGAGCGCGCGAGCCGCGGCGCAAGCCAGGGCCTGCGGAGTCCGGGTGGTCGCCGTGAACGAAGGAGCGCTCCCGGAGCTGTCTGACGCGAGGGTGGAATCACCCACGGTGGAAGCCGTCCTCACCGCAGCGTTGTCCGGAGCCAAGGCAGGCGCCCGGCACCCGACGAATGAGCACATCGCCCGGGACATCCTGGCCCTCTACCAGAAGGCAGCGGAGCCGCGGCGATGACGGGCGGACCCACGGCCCTGGAGCGGATCTTCTATCCGCCGGCACCGGAGCCCTGGACCCGTCGTGCCCTCCTGTCGCCACTCACGCTGTTGTCCTGGACCTACAGCGGAGCGGTCCGCCTCCGAAGCGCCCTCTACGACTCAGGACTGAAGCGAGCCGAACAGGTTGAAGGCCTGCGGGTCATCTCCATCGGCAACCTCAACGTCGGAGGCACGGGCAAGACCCCCGCGGCCCTCCATCTCGCGGAGCTGCTGATCCGCGAAGGGCGCAAGGTCGGAATCCTGACCCGAGGCTACGGACGCGAGTCCCAGGCACCCCTCACCTTCACCGGAGCGGAGCCCCTGCCCGCTGTGACGGAAGCCGGAGACGAACCCCTGCTGCTCGCACGCCGGTGCCCAGGAGCCCGGCTCTTCGTGGGAGCGGACCGCGTCGCGGCGGCATTCCGGGCCCGGGACGACTTCGGCCTGGACACGGTCCTCCTGGACGATGGCTTCCAGCATCGCCGCCTGCACCGCGACGAAGACCTGGTGGTCGTGGACGAAGCCGTGGGCCTGGGCAACGGACAACTGCTCCCAAGAGGCCCGCTGCGAGAGCCCCCATCTGCCCTGCGCCGCGCCACGCTCCTCTGGCTGCGAGCCGCCTCGGGGGACGCCGCCCCCAACCCATGGCTCGAAGCAGTGACCGTCCCCAGGGTCCGCACGCGCTATGGGCCCACGGGCTGGTGGGACCCATCAGGCACCGAGCACGCGACGAAAGCGCTCGAAGGAAAACCGGTCCTCGCCCTGGCGGGGCTGGCCCGGCCCGGAGGCTTCCTGAAAACCGTGACCACCCTCGGAGCGGAGGTCCGGGACGCGGCCCTCTTCCCGGATCACCATCGCTTCACGGCGGACGAGCTGCGCCAGGTCGAAGCCCGGGCCCGCCAGCACGGGGCGCTCGTGGTGACGACGGAGAAGGACGCGGTGCGCCTGCCCGCCGGCTTCGAGGCGTGGGTGGTGCGCCTGGGCGTGGAGGTCCTGGAGGGCGAGGCGCATCTGAAGCGGGCGCTCGGGCTGACGGGAGAGACGCGCGACTTGTGAGGGCTGGACCGCTGTGGGACAACGCGCGGCCATGCCCGCGGCCCCGTCTTCACGTCCGGCAGCATCGTCCTCGCGCCTGCCACTCGCCTTCGCGCGTCGTCGGGTGTTGCTGGTGGGAGACCTGGTCGCCGACCACTACCTCTACGGACAGACCGACCGGGTGAGCCGCGAAGCCCCCGTGCTCATCGTCCGGTACGAGTCCTCGGAGGTAAAGCTCGGAGGCGGAGCCAACGTGGCGGCCAACATCCGCGCGCTGTCGGGGCAGGTGACGGCGGTAGGCGCCCTGGGCGTGGACTCCATGGGCACTGAGCTGCGCAAGCTCTTCGAAGCCGCGGACATCCGGCTGCACGCGGTCAGCAGCCGGAGCATCCAGACGGAGACGAAGACGCGCATCCTCGCCGGAGGCATCAGCACCACGAGGCAGCAGATGCTCCGCGTCGACCGGGGCCAGCGAGGCCCCCTCCCGCCCCGGATGCGCAAGGCCATCGCCAGGCAGGTCGAAGCCGCGGCGAAGGATGCGGACGCGGTGGTGGTCTCGGACTACGGAGCGGGCGTCGTCAGCGACGAGGTCCGGACCGTGTTGCGGAAGCTCGCCGCGGACGGCCTCCCGGTCTGCGTGGACAGCCGCTACGCGCTCGCGGCCTTCGCGGGCCTCACGGTGTGCAAGCCCAACGAGCCGGAGCTGGAAGCGCTCACGGGCCGTCCGGTGCGCACGAAGGAAGACCTCCTGGAGGCCGGTCACGAAGCGGTCCGCAAGCTGGGCTGCCAGGCCCTGCTGGTGACGCGAGGCCGCCACGGCATGGCCGTCTTCGACGCGAAGGGCGGCGTGGACCTCATCCCCGTGCACGGGGCGAAGTCGGCGGTGGACGTGACGGGAGCGGGCGACACCGTCATCGCGAGCTTCGCGTTGGCACTCGCGGCCGGAGCCTCGTTCGCAGAAGCCGCGAGGCTCGCGAACGTCGCGGGCTCGCTGGTGGTGCAGAAGCCCGGCACGGCGACGGTCTCCCGCGAAGAACTCCTTGAAGCGCTGCGGAGCTCAAGATGAACACCCTGGACAAGCTGCGTCCCCTGGCCGCCATCGCGGAGGAGCGGGAACGCTGGCGCGAGCAGGGCCGCACGGTGGCCCTGGCCAACGGCGTCTTCGACCTGCTGCACGTCGGTCACGTCCGCTACCTGGAAGGGGCGAAGGCCCTGGCGGACGTGCTGGTGGTGGCGGTGAACTCGGACGCCTCCACCCGGGCCTACAAGGGGCCGGGCCGTCCGCACATCCCGGAAGCGGAGCGCGCGGAGCTGGTCGCCGCGCTGACCTGCACGGACCGCGTCGTCGTCTTCGATGAGCCGAACGTGCGGACCCTCATCCGCGCCCTCAAGCCCGACGTGCACGTGAAGGGGACGGACTACACGCCGGACTCCATCCCGGAAGGTGACGAGGTCCGGGCCTACGGAGGCAGGACGGCGGTGGCGGGAGACCCGAAGGACCACAGCACCACGGAGCTGGCCCGCAGGCTCGGCCGCGAAGGCGCGAAGTAGCCCATGGTCCTGGACCCGGTGCTGCGGTCCATCCTGGGGTGTCCCCACTGCAAGGGCCCGGTCGAAGAGCCCCAGGGGCCCCCGCCCGAAGTCCGCTGCGGCAGGTGCCTGCGAGCCTGGCCCGTGGAGGAAGGCGTCCCCCAACTGGTGCCCGAGCAGGAGCGACCGCTCACCCCGTGAGCGAGGCCCGCTCCGCGACGAACGACCGGACCTCCGCGGCCACGCGCTGCTCCAGCCCCACGCCGGAAGCCCCATCCACGATGGGCGTCAGGTCCACCATCCGGTGGGGCGCCACCGCATGGCCCCAGCGCTCCATATCGATGCGCAGGAAGAACGCGAGCGTGGGCGCGCCCACGGCGACCGACAGGTGCATGGGCCCGGTGTTGTTGCAGATGGTGAGGCCCGCGGTCCGCATGAGCGCACCCAGCTCATCGATGCTGGTCGCCGGAGCCAGCTCCGCCCCCGGAGCGCCGGAGAGCACGCTCCGAGCCAGGGCCTCCTCTCCCGGCCCCCACGTCACGACCGGCGAGTAGCCGAGCGAAATCAGCTCCCGGGCCGCCGCCGCGAACGCCTCGGCCGGGATGCGGCGCTCGCCCAACCGTCCCCCCGGGTTGATGACCGCGCGCCGCGAACCCGTCCCGGAGAACGTCGCCAGATAGCCGCGGAACACCTCGCCCAGCACCGGCTCTCGGAACGAAATCCCATGGGCGACAGCCCCCCTCGTCAGGGGCGTCAGCAGGTGGGTGCGCTGAATGGCCTCGTGCCGCGTATCGGAGCGGGCAGGCACGGACACCGACTGCAGCAGCGACACCGGCCAGATACCGGGGCCAATGACGACCGCCCTGGGGCCCACCATCCGAGAGACGAGCGCGCTCGTCACCGAAGGAGCACTCCAGTTGGCGCAGTCGACCACGGTGTCATAGCGCGCGCGACGGAGGGCACGGATGCCCGGCGCCAGCGGCCCCAGCCACAGCATGCGCCGGTCGAACGCCAGGACCGCGTCCGCGTCAGGGTGTCCCTGGAGGACGCGAGCCACCTTGGCGTGCACCAGCACGTGCACCTCCGGAGCCGGGTGGAGATGCGCCTTGAGGGTCCGCATCAGGGGCGTCGTGAGAAGGGCCTCGCCCACGCGGTTGTCGGGCCGGACGAGCAGGACCTTTCGCGGGTGGGGGAGGGGCGTCCCGGGAGAACGGCGACGTCCGGGGCGCCAGAACAGGAGGGACGCCAGGAGCGTCAGTGCCAGCTTCGCCCACGTTTCAAGCCGCTTGTGCCACGCCATCGGCGGCGGACCCTACCAGAATTGGAACGGACACAAGACGCTGGCTTGACCTTGGGACCGAAAGCCCCTAGCACCCGGCCCGATGCTCAAGAGCATGACCGGATTTGGTTCGGGCCGCGCCCGCGTGGGGGACGAAGAGGTCTCCGTGGAAGCACGCTCGCTCAACCACAAGTTCTGCGAAGTGAAGGTCCGGCTGCCGCGCGAGCTGTCCGCGCTCGAGCCGGCCCTCGTGAAGCAGGTGAAGGACCGCCTCGCGCGAGGCTCCGTGGAGATCCTGGTGCGCCGCCAGGCCGCCACGGTTTCGGGCAATGTCCCCACGGTGGATGCCGCCCTGGCCCGCGAATACGCGCGCGCCTTCCGCGAAGTCGCCGAGGCGATGGGCCAGTCGGTGGAGATCGCCTGGTCGCAGGTGGCCAACCAGCCGGGCGTCATCCGCCTGGAGGAGAAGGGCGTGGACGTGGAGTCCGCCACCCAGGCGACGCAGACCGCGCTCCAGCAGGCGCTCGCGGCCCTGGAGACGATGCGGAACACCGAAGGCGAGTCCATCCATACGGACCTGGACACCCGGATGAAGCTCATCGAGGGCTGGAGCCAGGAGGTCGCCCGGCTCGCGCCTCGCGCGGTCAGTGACTACCAGCAGCGGCTCACCGACCGCGTCGCGGAGCTGGCGCGCGGCGTCGCGGTGGATCCGCAGCGCCTGGCGCAGGAAGTGGCCCTGTTCGCCGAGCGCACGGACATCGCGGAAGAGGTGACCCGGCTCGCGACCCACCTCGAGCAGTTCCGGCTCCTGATGGCGAGCCCCGAGCCGGTGGGCCGGCGCATGGACTTCCTCGTGCAGGAGATGCACCGCGAGGTGAATACGACAGGCTCCAAGAGCCAGCACGCGGAGATCTCCGCGCGCGTGGTCTCGATGAAGGCCGAGGTCGAGCGCATCCGCGAACAGGTGCAGAACGTCGAATGAACGAACCCACTGGACTCCAGCCTGGCCTGCTCCTCGTCCTCTCTGCGCCGTCCGGAGCGGGAAAGACCACCCTCGCGCACCGGCTGCTGAAGGAGATGCCGGACGGCATCTTCTCCACCAGCGTCACGACCCGGCGCCCCCGGGGCAAGGAGCAGGAGGGCGTGGACTACCACTTCGTGGGAGTCGCGGCCTTCCAGGAGAAGATCGAGAGGGGCGAGTTCGTGGAGTGGGCCGAGGTCCACGGCCACTTCTACGGCAGCCCCCAGTCGGTGGTGGATGAAGCCCGCACGCGCCGTGGCACCGCCATCTTTGACATCGACGTCCAGGGTGGGCAGGCCATCAAGCGCAAGCACCCCGACGCGGTCCTGATCTTCGTGCTGCCCCCCTCCATGGAGGAACTGGAGCGGCGGCTCCGCGACCGTCAGACGGACTCGGACGAGACCATCCGCCGCCGGATGCTGGCTGCCCGCTCGGAGATCGAGCGAGGGATCGCGTCTTACGACTACATCGTGGTGAACGACGACATTGAGCGCGCCTACCAGGAACTGCGCTCGGTAGTGGTCGCGGAGAAGTGCCGGCGGGGAAGGGTGGACCTCTCCAAGCTCAAGTTCGGGAGCTGAAATCCGCCGGGGGAATGGGTGGAGCCGTCCCACGGGTTCCCCCTCCACCACGTCGCACCGCGCTGGCAGCCTGCATCAAATATCTTGCGCTGCCCGATCGCCTGATGGATAAGCCGCCCACCTCGCGGCGACACGCAGGCGTCACTCCGGTGGCACCTGAAGGACGCGGGGCGGGTGACGGGAAGTTGACATTCTCCGAACCGATTCTTAGATGTTCGCCGCAGTAGGGCAGCCGGTCGCGGGCGTTGAAGGTGTTGGAGCGGGTTGCTGCCTCACGGGAGGCGGAGCAGATCGGGAAGCAGAAGCAGCGGTCGAGCGGTTGACACAAAACGCGGTGGTGGTACAAGCCGCGCCCCTCGCTACGAAGCCCGCGCACTGGTGCGGAAGGCACTTCGTGGAGAGCGCAGCACCGACAAGGAAATAGGGCAGTCAACGAGCGGGTTGACAGCGAACGCGGCGAAGAGATAGAAGCCGCGCCCCGCCGAAGAAGCAGCAGTCCGGAAGGCAGCACAACGGACGCAAAGCGGTGGGAAAAGCTGACAGCAAGCGGTTGACAGGGAACGCGGCGCTGAAGTAGAAGCCGCTCCCCTTCGAAAAGAAGCGGCGAAAGTCACTGGACGGCGCCGACGAGATTCGAAGCAGCCCGCAGGACGCAAAAGCGAAGTTGACGCTGACTGCGAACTGAAATAGAAGCTGCAACCCCGCCGATTGAAACGAAACCGGCAACGAAGTAGACGGTAGCAAAAGTCGCGAAGCAAAACAAGCGGCTCGGTCTTTGAAAACCAAATAGCAAGCCCAAGCAGTAATGGATTGCGGAAACCCGCAGTCAATTTTTGAGGGCGCTTCACCTCCAAGAGCAGCGCTGAAAAGCGCAGCGAGGAGGGGAGTGCCGACGAATCAGCGAGCCGAGACTCCTTAGCCGGGTCTCGGGGAACGCCGGTTCAAGCAAACCAAGAATACAATTGGAGAGTTTGATCCTGGCTCAGAACGAACGCTGGCGGCGTGCCTAACACATGCAAGTCGAGCGCGAATAGGGGCAACCCTTAGTAGAGCGGCGCACGGGTGCGTAACACGTGGATAATCTGCCTGGATGCCTGGGATAACCAGTCGAAAGATTGGCTAATACCGGATAAGCCCACGGTCTCTTCGGAGGCTGAGGGAAAAGGTGGCCTCTGTATACAAGCTATCACAACCAGATGAGTCCGCGGCCCATCAGCTAGTTGGCGGGGTAATGGCCCACCAAGGCAACGACGGGTAGCTGGTCTGAGAGGACGATCAGCCACACTGGAACTGAGACACGGTCCAGACTCCTACGGGAGGCAGCAGTGGGGAATTTTGCGCAATGGGCGAAAGCCTGACGCAGCAACGCCGCGTGTGTGATGAAGGTCTTTGGATTGTAAAGCACTTTCGACCGGGACGAAACCGTAAAGCCTAATACGCTTTGCCTTGACGGTACCGGGAGAAGAAGCACCGGCTAACTCTGTGCCAGCAGCCGCGGTAATACAGAGGGTGCAAGCGTTGTTCGGAATTATTGGGCGTAAAGCGCGTGTAGGCGGCTTTGCAAGTCGGGTGTGAAAGCCCTCAGCTCAACTGAGGAAGTGCGCCCGAAACTGCAGAGCTTGAGTGCCGGAGAGGGTGGCGGAATTCCCCAAGTAGAGGTGAAATTCGTAGATATGGGGAGGAACACCGGTGGCGAAGGCGGCCACCTGGACGGTAACTGACGCTGAGACGCGAAAGCGTGGGTAGCAAACAGGATTAGATACCCTGGTAGTCCACGCCGTAAACGATGAGAACTAGGTGTCGTGGGAGTTGACCCCTGCGGTGCCGTAGCTAACGCATTAAGTTCTCCGCCTGGGAAGTACGGTCGCAAGACTAAAACTCAAAGGAATTGACGGGGGCCCGCACAAGCGGTGGAGCATGTGGTTTAATTCGACGCAACGCGCAGAACCTTACCTGGTCTTGACATCCTCGGAATCCTTCAGAGATGAGGGAGTGCCCGCAAGGGAACCGAGAGACAGGTGCTGCATGGCTGTCGTCAGCTCGTGTCGTGAGATGTTGGGTTAAGTCCCGCAACGAGCGCAACCCTCGCCTTTAGTTGCCACGCAAGTGGATCTCTAGAGGGACTGCCGGTGTTAAACCGGAGGAAGGTGGGGATGACGTCAAGTCCTCATGGCCTTTATGACCAGGGCTACACACGTGCTACAATGGCCGGTACAGAGCGCTGCAAACCCGCGAGGGGGAGCTAATCGCAGAAAACCGGTCTCAGTTCAGATTGGAGTCTGCAACTCGACTCCATGAAGGCGGAATCGCTAGTAATCGCAGATCAGCACGCTGCGGTGAATACGTTCCCGGGCCTTGTACACACCGCCCGTCACACCATGGGAGTCGATTGCTCCAGAAGTCATCTCACCAAGAGATGCCCAAGGAGTGCTCGGTAACTGGGGTGAAGTCGTAACAAGGTAGCCGTAGGGGAACCTGCGGCTGGATCACCTCCTTTCTAAGGAGACCGGGCATCGGGCTGACTCTTCGGAGCAGCAGGCGATGCCAGTAGCCGAAAGGCTATCAGGTCTAACTAGGTCAATGTTTCCGGTAAACAATCCATTATGAACTTCGGGCTTGCTGTTTGGTTTTGAAGGACCGAGCGAAGGTGGCTCGGCTCTTTGAGAATGAAGGACGCTGTAAGGTTCGCCGATGCTTTAGCCCCCCTGGGCCTATAGCTCAGCTGGCTAGAGCGCGCGCCTGATAAGCGCGAGGTCGGTGGTTCAAGTCCACCTAGGCCCACCACTCTTCTTTCCTCACTGGAGGGAAGACAAAGAGTGACTGGTGCTGACGCGAGAGTCGGGGCTGTAGCTCAGCTGGGAGAGCGCCAGCTTTGCAAGCTGGATGTCGTCGGTTCGAACCCGATCAGCTCCACAAGTTTCCTGGAAGTCGCAGGGACGTTCTTTGACAAGTGCATACGAAGGGTAAGTTGCAATTTCTGCTGAGTGAAGTTCTCAACAGAAGTGCCGACTTCGAAATGAGTCTCACCTGGCGCCGCGAGGCAGCCGAGTGGGGCAAAAGCGAAGTCTCCCACACAAGAAGAAGCAGTGAGAAACAGCAATAAAGAATGTCTTCCGGGCCTGCTAGCGAAGAGCAGAGGTCTGGGCCTTGGTCTCCGAGTTTCGACAATCCGCCGGGAGGCGGGCGTTAGACAAGAGATTAGGGCAAGTAAGCTACTAAGGGCGTGCGGTGGATGCCTAGGTGCCAAGAGGCGATGAAGGACGTGGGTGGCTGCGAAAAGCTTCGGGGAGTTGCCAACCAAACGTTGATCCGGAGATGTCCGAATGGGGAAACCCAGCGCGGCGAATAGCTGCGTTACTGCAAACTGAATTCATAGGTTTGCAGAGCAAACCAGGGGAAGTGAAACATCTCAGTACCCTGAGGAAGAGAAAACAATGAGTGATTCCCAAAGTAGTGGCGAGCGAAATGGGAAGAGGCCAAACCAGCGCCATGCAAATGGCGATGGGGTAGCGGGTCCGCGGTAGGACTCTGGAGGGCTAGTGGAAGCGTCCTGGAAAGACGCACCAAAGAGCGTGATAGTCGCGTACACGAAAGCCAACTGGAGCTGAGCGGGTTACCCAAGTAAGACGGGACACGTGCAATCCTGTCTGAATCTGCCGGGACCATCCGGTAAGCCTAAATACTCCTTGGCGACCGATAGTGAACAAGTACCGCGAGGGAAAGGTGAAAAGAACCCCGGTGAGGGGAGTCAAAAGAACCTGAAACCGCATGTCTACAAGCAGTTCGAGCACTACGGCGCAAGCCAGTGCGAGAGCGTACCTTTTGCATCATGATTCGGCGACTTAATATACGTAGCGAGGCTAAGCCGTTAGGTGGAGCCGGAGCGAAAGCGAGTCCGAATAGGGCGCTAAGTTGCGTGTATTATAACCCGAA
The sequence above is drawn from the Corallococcus sp. NCRR genome and encodes:
- a CDS encoding glycosyltransferase family 4 protein, producing MTLIVHPHFHKRYTGVTRHVESVVPALARGDETRVIGSGLTEALPRITWGELIRRSHREPIVWHAHRNNELLAGMLLKALGGRVQLVFTRHTSVAPTGFTRWLARGADALVSLTKQISDVIALPSTVISHGIDLQRFHPPEDRDAAWARLQQKGRYGIGVIGRIRKEKGQGDFIEALRPLLPRRPDWQAVLVGLAKGPDLAWVNGLRQGIEDRVVLAGEQSTIEPWYQGLSILVHPSYAEGYSLVHVEAMASGCCVVASKLPYLDTLIEHGRTGFFFEPGDVKALRDLLDELTREPERARQVGRNAAEEARSRCGVEHEARALRDLYHSLVKR
- a CDS encoding glycosyltransferase, with the protein product MRILHLFASPFWSGPAENIALLAQAQRALGHEVTVAVDRKRRDIAAEEPAVPRFQQLGLLDDGGLTLSVKSPPWELWSDLRALRRRTVDVVHAHFTHDHLVARWGTPKGAVRIRSIHAPRSLRSSLPEAAAYTVPASHLMQKLEGRHRPVQVLPALVDPMFEPPRDRKALRQTLGLEGTHLVGMISTFQQSRRHALGVEAFAEYRKQRPESRLVLVGDGALLEATRTQVSERGLTEQVTFAGYQQGADFAKWLQALDEVWILGLGNDWSARAAAQARACGVRVVAVNEGALPELSDARVESPTVEAVLTAALSGAKAGARHPTNEHIARDILALYQKAAEPRR
- the lpxK gene encoding tetraacyldisaccharide 4'-kinase — protein: MTGGPTALERIFYPPAPEPWTRRALLSPLTLLSWTYSGAVRLRSALYDSGLKRAEQVEGLRVISIGNLNVGGTGKTPAALHLAELLIREGRKVGILTRGYGRESQAPLTFTGAEPLPAVTEAGDEPLLLARRCPGARLFVGADRVAAAFRARDDFGLDTVLLDDGFQHRRLHRDEDLVVVDEAVGLGNGQLLPRGPLREPPSALRRATLLWLRAASGDAAPNPWLEAVTVPRVRTRYGPTGWWDPSGTEHATKALEGKPVLALAGLARPGGFLKTVTTLGAEVRDAALFPDHHRFTADELRQVEARARQHGALVVTTEKDAVRLPAGFEAWVVRLGVEVLEGEAHLKRALGLTGETRDL
- a CDS encoding bifunctional heptose 7-phosphate kinase/heptose 1-phosphate adenyltransferase, with product MPAAPSSRPAASSSRLPLAFARRRVLLVGDLVADHYLYGQTDRVSREAPVLIVRYESSEVKLGGGANVAANIRALSGQVTAVGALGVDSMGTELRKLFEAADIRLHAVSSRSIQTETKTRILAGGISTTRQQMLRVDRGQRGPLPPRMRKAIARQVEAAAKDADAVVVSDYGAGVVSDEVRTVLRKLAADGLPVCVDSRYALAAFAGLTVCKPNEPELEALTGRPVRTKEDLLEAGHEAVRKLGCQALLVTRGRHGMAVFDAKGGVDLIPVHGAKSAVDVTGAGDTVIASFALALAAGASFAEAARLANVAGSLVVQKPGTATVSREELLEALRSSR
- a CDS encoding adenylyltransferase/cytidyltransferase family protein, encoding MNTLDKLRPLAAIAEERERWREQGRTVALANGVFDLLHVGHVRYLEGAKALADVLVVAVNSDASTRAYKGPGRPHIPEAERAELVAALTCTDRVVVFDEPNVRTLIRALKPDVHVKGTDYTPDSIPEGDEVRAYGGRTAVAGDPKDHSTTELARRLGREGAK
- a CDS encoding glycosyltransferase family 9 protein, with the protein product MAWHKRLETWAKLALTLLASLLFWRPGRRRSPGTPLPHPRKVLLVRPDNRVGEALLTTPLMRTLKAHLHPAPEVHVLVHAKVARVLQGHPDADAVLAFDRRMLWLGPLAPGIRALRRARYDTVVDCANWSAPSVTSALVSRMVGPRAVVIGPGIWPVSLLQSVSVPARSDTRHEAIQRTHLLTPLTRGAVAHGISFREPVLGEVFRGYLATFSGTGSRRAVINPGGRLGERRIPAEAFAAAARELISLGYSPVVTWGPGEEALARSVLSGAPGAELAPATSIDELGALMRTAGLTICNNTGPMHLSVAVGAPTLAFFLRIDMERWGHAVAPHRMVDLTPIVDGASGVGLEQRVAAEVRSFVAERASLTG
- a CDS encoding YicC/YloC family endoribonuclease, with the protein product MLKSMTGFGSGRARVGDEEVSVEARSLNHKFCEVKVRLPRELSALEPALVKQVKDRLARGSVEILVRRQAATVSGNVPTVDAALAREYARAFREVAEAMGQSVEIAWSQVANQPGVIRLEEKGVDVESATQATQTALQQALAALETMRNTEGESIHTDLDTRMKLIEGWSQEVARLAPRAVSDYQQRLTDRVAELARGVAVDPQRLAQEVALFAERTDIAEEVTRLATHLEQFRLLMASPEPVGRRMDFLVQEMHREVNTTGSKSQHAEISARVVSMKAEVERIREQVQNVE
- the gmk gene encoding guanylate kinase; this encodes MNEPTGLQPGLLLVLSAPSGAGKTTLAHRLLKEMPDGIFSTSVTTRRPRGKEQEGVDYHFVGVAAFQEKIERGEFVEWAEVHGHFYGSPQSVVDEARTRRGTAIFDIDVQGGQAIKRKHPDAVLIFVLPPSMEELERRLRDRQTDSDETIRRRMLAARSEIERGIASYDYIVVNDDIERAYQELRSVVVAEKCRRGRVDLSKLKFGS